Proteins found in one Acidimicrobiia bacterium genomic segment:
- a CDS encoding DEAD/DEAH box helicase family protein, which translates to MPRDAVIENPVINSPFRQPGRHFRFDEEGITSDVVDGRRASSYFVPIASARKRGGQQTFETEWTSDRLEENPTINRVRERVGMWRQGGHRGVTPTTRRLLEFWSDSGRERPLFFCQIEALETAIYITEAAGKFGDDWIVNLLREESARHNPGLFRVAQKMATGTGKTVVMGMIIAWHTLNKAASPQDSRFTDRFLVVTPGITIRDRLRVLLPSDPNDYYRERDLVPADLREHLGRARIVITNFHGLQLRSKVGSVPKLTKQILPESSFQESPDEMVRRVCRELGTSSKQIVVLNDEAHHCYRRRLDDDAEDVKLKGEERKEADQREEEARVWISGLEAVNRKLGIKTVFDLSATPFFLRGSGYSEGTLFPWVVSDFSLIDAIESGVVKVPRVPVADDSMSGEGVTYRNLWVRISDELPKRGRRTAEDPGEPRLPAELEGALRTLYGNYEKAYRRWERSAGATNGASTPPVFIVVCSNTAVSKLVYDFIAGYEVETPAGEAVARPGELGIFSNAADGRWLARPNTILIDSRELESGEAMSRAFKEVAAGEIEEFKSEIRQRFPGRDPDDLTDEDLLREVMNTVGKPGRLGEHVKCVVSVSMLTEGWDANTVTHILGVRAFSTQLLCEQVVGRGLRRRSYTADEDGMFPPEYAEVYGVPFSFIPAAGSAPDPKPGPPLTHVRALEDRIASEIAFPRLVGYRYVLEGRLPEVAFADTDRLALSTQGLPTEVEVAPIVGESATHFLLDDLRGWRAQQIEFELSRRLAQRYFRDDAGFEKPWAFPALLRLVRRWMAECVTLKDKAFVQMLRIRRFEDDAIDKIYRAIVRAGTEQETRPVLEPVLRPFDPVGSTRYVDFDTTRPTYLTDPAKCHISHVVADTESWEQKMAQTLEDMDEVVSYVKNHNLGFTIPYTIDGQQRQYIPDFIVHLDDGHDDPLSLIVEVSGAQRRDKEAKVDTARTLWIPAVNAHGGFGRWEFVEITDPWNAQTTIRAFIQERRAA; encoded by the coding sequence TCGGATCGTCTCGAGGAGAACCCGACGATCAACCGGGTCCGGGAACGAGTCGGTATGTGGCGTCAAGGCGGCCACCGGGGCGTCACCCCCACTACACGCCGCCTCCTCGAGTTCTGGAGCGATTCCGGGCGGGAGCGTCCGTTGTTCTTCTGTCAGATCGAGGCGCTCGAGACGGCGATCTACATCACCGAGGCGGCCGGCAAGTTTGGCGACGACTGGATCGTGAACTTGCTCAGGGAGGAGTCGGCCCGCCACAACCCGGGTCTGTTCCGGGTGGCTCAGAAGATGGCTACCGGCACCGGAAAGACTGTGGTGATGGGGATGATCATCGCATGGCACACCTTGAACAAGGCGGCGAGTCCCCAGGACAGCCGGTTCACCGACCGGTTCCTGGTCGTAACACCGGGTATCACCATTCGCGACCGCCTGCGGGTTCTGCTGCCTTCGGACCCGAACGACTATTACCGCGAACGTGACCTGGTGCCAGCCGATTTGCGGGAACACTTGGGTCGCGCGCGGATCGTCATCACCAACTTCCACGGCCTTCAACTCCGGTCGAAGGTTGGGAGCGTTCCCAAGCTGACCAAGCAGATCCTCCCTGAGTCGTCGTTTCAGGAATCCCCCGACGAGATGGTCCGCCGCGTTTGTCGGGAGTTGGGGACTTCCTCGAAGCAGATAGTGGTCCTGAACGACGAGGCCCATCACTGTTACCGACGCCGGCTCGACGACGATGCCGAAGACGTCAAGTTGAAGGGTGAAGAGCGCAAGGAGGCCGACCAGCGGGAGGAGGAGGCTCGGGTCTGGATCTCCGGCCTGGAGGCGGTGAACCGAAAGCTGGGGATCAAGACCGTCTTCGACCTGTCGGCGACTCCATTCTTCCTTCGTGGTTCGGGCTATTCGGAGGGCACGCTGTTTCCGTGGGTGGTGTCCGACTTCTCCCTAATCGACGCCATCGAGTCTGGGGTGGTGAAGGTGCCGCGGGTGCCGGTCGCCGACGATTCAATGTCGGGGGAGGGTGTCACCTATCGCAATCTTTGGGTGCGGATCTCCGATGAGCTGCCCAAGCGTGGTCGCCGCACCGCCGAGGACCCTGGCGAGCCGCGACTTCCCGCCGAGTTGGAGGGCGCTCTACGCACCTTGTACGGGAACTACGAGAAGGCATACCGCCGGTGGGAGCGAAGTGCGGGGGCCACGAATGGCGCCTCGACCCCTCCGGTGTTCATTGTCGTCTGCTCCAACACCGCAGTATCGAAGCTTGTCTACGACTTCATCGCCGGCTACGAGGTGGAAACGCCTGCGGGGGAGGCCGTCGCCAGACCGGGGGAGCTCGGCATCTTCTCGAACGCCGCCGACGGCCGCTGGCTGGCCCGTCCCAACACCATCCTTATCGACTCCCGGGAACTGGAGTCGGGTGAGGCGATGAGCCGGGCGTTCAAGGAGGTAGCGGCCGGCGAGATCGAGGAGTTCAAATCCGAGATCCGCCAACGGTTCCCGGGAAGGGATCCCGACGACCTCACCGACGAGGACCTGCTTCGCGAAGTAATGAACACAGTTGGCAAGCCGGGCAGGCTCGGCGAGCACGTCAAATGCGTGGTGTCGGTATCGATGCTGACGGAAGGCTGGGACGCCAACACCGTCACCCATATCCTCGGAGTTCGCGCTTTCTCCACGCAGTTGCTGTGCGAGCAGGTGGTGGGGAGAGGGCTGCGACGTCGTTCATACACCGCCGACGAGGACGGGATGTTCCCGCCCGAGTACGCCGAGGTGTACGGGGTGCCGTTCTCGTTCATCCCCGCCGCCGGGTCGGCTCCCGACCCCAAGCCGGGGCCGCCACTCACTCATGTCAGGGCGCTCGAGGACCGAATCGCATCCGAGATAGCGTTTCCCCGCCTCGTTGGGTATCGCTACGTGCTGGAGGGACGCCTACCCGAGGTGGCGTTCGCCGACACCGACCGCCTCGCTTTGTCAACCCAGGGTCTTCCGACCGAGGTCGAGGTAGCTCCCATCGTCGGAGAGAGCGCCACCCATTTCCTGCTCGACGACCTGCGCGGTTGGCGGGCCCAACAGATCGAGTTCGAGTTGTCCCGCCGCCTCGCCCAGCGCTACTTCCGCGACGACGCCGGATTCGAGAAACCGTGGGCGTTCCCGGCGCTGCTGCGACTGGTCCGACGGTGGATGGCCGAATGCGTCACCCTGAAGGACAAGGCCTTCGTCCAGATGCTCCGCATCCGCCGATTCGAGGACGACGCCATCGACAAAATCTACCGGGCGATCGTCCGTGCCGGCACCGAACAGGAGACCCGGCCGGTGCTCGAACCGGTGCTCAGACCCTTCGACCCGGTCGGCAGCACCCGCTACGTCGACTTCGACACCACCCGGCCCACCTACCTGACCGACCCGGCCAAGTGCCACATCTCCCACGTAGTGGCCGACACCGAGTCGTGGGAACAAAAGATGGCCCAGACGCTCGAGGACATGGACGAGGTGGTGTCCTACGTCAAGAACCACAATCTCGGCTTCACCATCCCCTACACCATCGACGGTCAGCAACGTCAGTACATCCCCGACTTCATCGTTCACCTCGATGATGGCCACGACGATCCACTCAGCCTGATCGTCGAAGTGTCGGGCGCCCAGCGGCGCGACAAAGAAGCCAAAGTGGACACCGCCCGCACCCTGTGGATCCCGGCGGTGAACGCCCACGGTGGGTTCGGACGGTGGGAGTTCGTGGAGATCACCGACCCGTGGAATGCCCAGACCACGATCCGGGCCTTCATCCAAGAACGACGAGCAGCATGA